A region of Paenibacillus thiaminolyticus DNA encodes the following proteins:
- a CDS encoding MFS transporter yields MRITPNESGANNLSGRLDRLPVSSIHRKTLVTLAIIYFFEYADLNTFSFVAPVLKKEWGMSVTEIGWITSSSFLGMFIGSVFGGWFADRYGRKRAIMMMTLFFSVFSMLTAVAWNPVILGIFRFLTGMGVSAALINSSTYISEFFPSVSRGKFQGIALVVGLLGIPVTGWISTLLIGLGPFGWKFVFIWGGMGIVGVWFLRHLHEIPRWHVSRGETEKAEAIVRQVEEQALREKGELPPVPEPAYRPQAHMAAKGYRELFKGKYRHRTLILAMAWIFQTLGFYGFGSWVPTLLVQNGIMLDKSLLYSTLITIGAPLGALLGAMISDRFERKWNLVASSLFIAISVFFYGMTVNPLFLIAFGFLVNLIERTYSSNLYTYTSEMYPTSIRGTGYGLTYGLGRFSNVLGPMLISLLLLEFGSFSVFAFISLCWVGSAIALSFGPATNRRSLDDFESGEDEIRPFERTRAMTAMAKND; encoded by the coding sequence TTATTTTTTTGAATATGCGGATTTGAATACGTTTTCTTTCGTGGCCCCGGTATTGAAAAAGGAGTGGGGGATGTCCGTCACCGAGATCGGCTGGATCACATCAAGCTCTTTTCTCGGGATGTTCATCGGTTCGGTATTTGGCGGATGGTTCGCGGACCGATACGGAAGAAAGCGGGCCATTATGATGATGACGTTATTTTTTTCCGTGTTCTCTATGCTTACGGCTGTGGCATGGAATCCGGTCATCCTCGGAATCTTCCGCTTCTTGACCGGCATGGGAGTATCCGCGGCCCTGATCAATTCGAGCACATATATTAGCGAGTTTTTCCCTTCCGTTTCCCGAGGCAAATTTCAGGGCATCGCACTCGTCGTCGGCTTGCTGGGCATTCCGGTCACCGGCTGGATTTCAACCTTGCTTATCGGGTTAGGCCCCTTCGGCTGGAAATTCGTCTTCATCTGGGGCGGAATGGGGATCGTAGGTGTATGGTTCCTGCGCCATCTTCATGAAATTCCGCGTTGGCATGTATCCCGGGGAGAAACGGAAAAAGCGGAGGCGATCGTCCGGCAGGTGGAAGAGCAGGCGCTCCGCGAAAAAGGAGAACTGCCTCCCGTTCCCGAGCCAGCTTATCGGCCCCAAGCGCATATGGCAGCCAAGGGCTACCGCGAATTGTTCAAGGGAAAATACCGCCACCGGACGCTCATCCTGGCTATGGCTTGGATTTTCCAGACACTCGGCTTCTACGGATTCGGCTCCTGGGTTCCGACGCTGCTCGTTCAGAACGGAATTATGCTCGATAAATCACTGCTGTATAGCACGTTGATTACGATCGGTGCTCCGCTCGGAGCTTTGCTTGGCGCGATGATCTCCGACCGCTTTGAACGGAAGTGGAATTTGGTCGCTTCATCGCTCTTTATCGCAATATCCGTATTCTTTTATGGCATGACGGTCAATCCGCTGTTCCTTATCGCGTTCGGCTTTCTCGTGAATCTAATCGAGCGAACCTATTCCTCCAACCTTTACACCTATACGTCTGAAATGTATCCGACATCGATTCGCGGAACGGGCTATGGGCTAACGTACGGCTTGGGGAGGTTCTCCAATGTGCTTGGGCCGATGCTGATCAGCTTGCTGCTGCTCGAGTTCGGAAGCTTCAGCGTCTTCGCGTTCATCTCGCTCTGCTGGGTCGGCTCAGCAATCGCCTTGAGCTTCGGTCCCGCCACCAACCGGCGCAGCCTGGATGACTTCGAGAGCGGCGAGGATGAGATCAGACCATTCGAGCGAACCCGGGCGATGACGGCGATGGCCAAGAACGATTGA